In the Ctenopharyngodon idella isolate HZGC_01 chromosome 4, HZGC01, whole genome shotgun sequence genome, one interval contains:
- the LOC127510705 gene encoding up-regulator of cell proliferation-like, producing the protein MKKLLENLGLAEYYDKKLTLHTVLQIDKNSVTDVPVQSLSDLPWLFLKRLMLLQRTARSVKCSSSDGSEDSDWDDDQISAESGSPQSVNPLDILTAVFLCSDSFLQQEMIMKMSMCQFAVPLLLPNCDNNQITLMLWAMRDIVKKYRPHSLSDSSAFVEERIVLSDLPLVSFVRLGKCNISKSETLNKLFSKSQQYTDTFVHFNMDCGNINKKISDGLVEMAWYLPCGNKNIDVFPEPIAIANLRGDIQNFETQYTFLCEASTAVFVFFESQHLDTQLISVPSQKSTPELFFVGDSNNESIKATVKKRNLKKSNFIFKGKQNDADFVVKIQSKLQNAIRSNNHKMSVVRLAEIARNLGILVDEDAEECQRAKASADEIASKIEDIVQFKKEELPLQGEILMKLAKLEKEEYRLKKVGDKDINDYRKDLQMQKMNLREEQRRKDMSDTMSIFISAISTPERAYFLKWLRITLENRSHEVLPQLREQYKQKCQDVSGNKLEIAELDKKISNSSLGVEHFIREMSQLYEAAVSLSEDELYRKLLEHLPKLCAELLLDGFSLELLDGDSSNIPVKWLSSVFSELNTLVKSKNKIMVVTVLGVQSSGKSTLLNTMFGVQFAVSSGRCTRGAFMQLIKVADDCPAKLNCDYIVIIDTEGLKSPELAQLDNSHEHDNELATLVVGLSDVTIVNIAMENSTEMKDILQIIVHAFLRMKEIGKKHKCLFVHQNVADVSAHDSNMRDRKFLLEQLDEMTQAAAKMENKLEFSKFTDVMNYDTDKDDFYIPGLWQGNPPMAPVSIGYSESVYALKKHIMEILKEYESYDISEFLKWIKDLWDAVKYEKFIFSFRNSLVADAYMKLCREYNRWDWTLRKQMHTWVLEAETKILNHGKFENSHGCTIEDVRCHLLEEAEAELSKGQDEMNDKIKSYYEQGEGHVELVENYRQDFINSAKSLKTELSNSITNKLDAALSRRNGMMKMEGIKKTYMDTMEKKVLNLLKDCRENKSDMSESMLDEAFDKMWQETIRTLGCTGLKPQNIRTRVLHCLRKNLNTRGSSMAQHFDKVKDLNSDGCEKFIAYKDKTGFFDRLGQMLNKSHIKLVQEMSDDLIRDCEEFVHLKRKSKDDYDDTYTREILNMIDERLQAHGNLELKEDFELSLKLHICGFASRNFQDIHNQFIKENNPITVLENFKPRYHSDFIDLYCE; encoded by the coding sequence ATGAAGAAACTACTGGAAAATTTGGGTTTGGCAGAGTATTATGACAAGAAACTCACTCTACACACAGTGCTGCAGATCGACAAGAACAGTGTGACAGATGTGCCTGTCCAGTCCCTTTCAGATCTGCCATGGCTGTTCTTAAAGAGACTGATGTTGCTACAAAGGACAGCGAGGAGTGTTAAGTGTTCCTCATCAGATGGGTCAGAAGATTCAGATTGGGATGATGATCAGATTAGTGCTGAATCAGGCAGTCCTCAGTCAGTAAACCCTTTAGACATTTTGACTgctgtgttcctttgttctgaCAGTTTTCTTCAGCAGGAAATGATCATGAAAATGTCCATGTGCCAGTTTGCAGTTCCTCTGCTGCTCCCAAACTGTGATAACAATCAGATCACTCTTATGCTTTGGGCAATGAGAGATATTGTGAAAAAATACAGACCACACTCGCTGTCAGATTCAAGTGCATTTGTGGAAGAAAGGATTGTTCTGTCAGACCTACCGTTAGTGTCTTTTGTGAGACTTGGTAAGTGTAACATTTCCAAATCAGAAACTCTGAATAAGTTGTTCAGCAAATCACAGCAATACACTGATACCTTTGTGCACTTCAACATGGATTGTGGAAACATCAACAAGAAAATATCAGATGGCTTGGTTGAGATGGCCTGGTATCTTCCTTGTGGAAACAAGAACATTGATGTCTTTCCTGAGCCAATAGCGATCGCAAACTTGAGAGGTGACATCCAGAACTTTGAAACACAGTACACTTTTCTTTGTGAGGCTTCAActgctgtgtttgtgttctTTGAATCCCAACATTTAGATACACAGCTCATTTCAGTGCCCAGTCAGAAATCTACACCTGAGCTATTTTTTGTGGGGGACTCCAACAACGAGAGCATAAAAGCTACAGTGAAGAAGCGCAATCTGAAGAAAAGCAATTTCATCTTTAAAGGCAAGCAGAATGATGCAGACTTTGTTGTCAAAATTCAGAGCAAGTTACAAAATGCAATTAGGAGCAACAATCACAAAATGTCAGTTGTTCGTTTAGCTGAGATAGCACGAAATCTGGGAATCTTGGTGGATGAGGATGCTGAAGAATGTCAGCGCGCCAAAGCAAGCGCAGATGAAATCGCATCAAAAATAGAAGATATTGTGCAGTTCAAGAAGGAGGAGCTGCCCTTGCAAGGAGAGATCTTGATGAAGCTGGCTAAGTTGGAGAAGGAGGAATACCGACTGAAAAAAGTTGGGGATAAGGATATTAATGACTACAGAAAAGACCTTCAGATGCAAAAAATGAACCTTAGAGAAGAGCAACGCAGAAAAGACATGTCTGATACTATGAGCATCTTTATCAGTGCAATATCTACACCAGAAAGAGCCTACTTCTTAAAATGGTTGAGAATCACCCTAGAGAATCGATCACATGAAGTACTGCCTCAACTCAGAGAACAGTACAAACAGAAATGTCAAGATGTTAGTGGAAACAAGCTGGAAATTGCTGAGCTTGACAAAAAGATTTCAAACAGTTCTTTAGGAGTGGAGCACTTCATTCGAGAGATGAGCCAGCTTTACGAGGCTGCGGTCTCACTGTCAGAAGATGAACTTTACCGAAAACTGCTGGAACACTTACCTAAACTCTGTGCTGAACTACTATTGGATGGATTTTCACTTGAACTACTGGATGGAGATTCTTCAAATATCCCTGTGAAATGGCTTTCTAGTGTGTTTTCTGAATTAAACACTCTGGTGAAGTCCAAAAACAAGATTATGGTTGTCACCGTTTTGGGGGTCCAGAGTTCAGGAAAGTCGACGCTGCTGAACACCATGTTTGGAGTTCAGTTTGCAGTAAGCAGTGGAAGGTGTACCAGGGGAGCATTTATGCAGCTTATTAAAGTAGCAGATGATTGCCCAGCAAAACTCAATTGTGATTATATAGTGATAATTGATACTGAAGGACTGAAATCCCCTGAGCTCGCACAACTGGACAACAGCcatgaacatgacaatgagttggCAACTCTTGTTGTTGGACTGAGTGATGTAACAATTGTCAACATTGCCATGGAGAATTCAACAGAGATGAAGGACATTTTACAGATCATTGTTCACGCCTTCCTCAGGATGAAGGAGATAGGTAAGAAACacaagtgtttgtttgttcaccAGAATGTTGCTGATGTCTCGGCTCATGATTCAAACATGAGAGACCGTAAATTTCTGTTGGAACAACTGGATGAAATGACACAAGCTGCAGCCAAAATGGAGAACAAACTGGAATTCAGCAAATTTACAGATGTGATGAACTATGACACTGATAAGGATGACTTCTACATCCCTGGATTGTGGCAGGGAAACCCCCCAATGGCACCAGTGAGTATTGGCTACAGTGAGTCTGTGTATGCTCTCAAAAAGCATATAATGGAGATATTAAAAGAATACGAGTCCTACGACATCAGTGAGTTTCTTAAATGGATCAAAGACTTGTGGGATGCTGTGAAATATGAGAAGTTCATCTTTAGTTTCAGAAACAGCCTGGTGGCTGATGCATACATGAAACTGTGCAGAGAGTACAACAGATGGGACTGGACACTGAGAAAGCAAATGCACACGTGGGTATTAGAAGCTGAAACCAAGATTTTAAACCATGGAAAATTTGAAAACTCTCATGGGTGCACCATTGAAGATGTTCGTTGTCATTTATTGGAAGAAGCAGAAGCTGAGCTTTCAAAGGGACAAGATGAAATGAATGACAAGATCAAATCATACTATGAACAAGGAGAAGGTCATGTTGAACTAGTGGAAAATTATCGACAAGACTTTATAAACTCTGCCAAGTCTTTGAAGACGGAACTTTCAAATTCTATCACAAACAAACTGGATGCAGCTCTTTCACGTCGAAATGGAATGATGAAGATGGAAGGAATCAAAAAGACATACATGGATACGATGGAGAAGAAAGTGCTAAACTTGCTGAAAGACTGTCGTGAGAACAAATCAGACATGTCAGAGTCCATGCTGGATGAAGCGTTTGACAAGATGTGGCAGGAGACTATCAGGACATTGGGATGCACAGGGCTCAAACCACAAAATATCAGGACAAGAGTTTTACATTGTTTGAGGAAAAATCTTAATACTAGAGGAAGTTCAATGGCTCAACACTTTGACAAAGTGAAGGATTTAAACAGTGATGGCTGCGAAAAATTTATTGCCTACAAAGACAAAACAGGTTTTTTTGACAGGTTGGGACAAATGTTGAACAAAAGTCATATAAAGTTAGTTCAAGAGATGTCAGACGACCTTATCAGGGACTGTGAGGAATTTGTTCACTTAAAGAGGAAAAGTAAGGATGATTATGATGACACATACACCAGGGAAATTCTTAACATGATTGATGAGAGACTTCAGGCTCATGGAAATCTTGAGCTAAAGGAAGATTTTGAGTTGTCCCTTAAACTGCACATATGCGGCTTTGCAAGCAGAAATTTCCAAGACATTCACAATCAATTCATCAAGGAAAACAACCCGATAACAGTCTTGGAGAACTTCAAACCAAGATACCACTCAGACTTTATTGACCTTTACTGTGAATGA